Genomic window (Ananas comosus cultivar F153 linkage group 16, ASM154086v1, whole genome shotgun sequence):
CCTGTTATATGCTTGATTATGTTCAAATTATCATCGTGATAGGTAAAATTTATGAGACAGAAAAATGAAGTGAAATTTCAATCAATTGCATTAGTATGGAACAAACTGTACAGTGAAGACACATCATATATTGGTAAACATATTAAGATGAATGACAACGAAAACTAGCTTGCAATACGAGTACTTGCTTACCACCATCAGCTTGGAGAACTTGAACAAATATGTCAATCTGCATAAGAAAGTATATGAAATCTGAACAAAATaactaatttgtaaaataaaacaTGATTTAAGGTATTCAAGAAGATTTACTTCAGATCTTGGCATTAGATGAGTTAGTATGGATGCCTCCATTGTTTGGCGAATAACTAAAGATATTTCTGTAGATCGCCTGCCATATATATCATTCAAAATAAGCGATAACTAATTACATATTTTAATGCAAAGAGCTGCATCAAAAATGAAGTTACAACAGAAATAGAGCATAATTATATTTCAATACAAGCACTTGCTTTGCCTTACTGCTTCAATAATCTGCTActccaaattaaataaactacATAACAGCAATACAACCCAATCACAAGTTAACTGTTTGATTAGTTTGTTCATCCAACTCCACAATCAGTAACCATTCCATAAAATAGCTGGATTTTAGTCCCACAAAGCCTCCTTAGAAGAGAAAAGAATCTCCAACTAGTAAAATAATCTTCAATACCTATTCTCAGAAAATAATAAGGAAAAGATCAACAACCATTTTTCTTTCCGCCACTTCATTACAGTTTATACCCAAAATAGGATCCTAAACTACCATAGAGTTGCTGGTGAGGAAAGGCAACAGAATCACATTGTCTAAAATATAGTTATATTGACAGATCTGCAGATCAATGGGCTGAAGCTCAGCTGGTCAGAATAGTACACTTAATAAGTTGATTGCCTGTATCATCCAATAGAATAGTTAGCCCACAAACAGTGATCAGTTCCCTACAGACGCATCTCACCTTCAAGTTACAAGGTTGGGATAATTCTTCAAGCTCTATGCTGATAATAGTTCACCTCATTCCTAGTTTCTTACTCTAGTTGATCAAAATTTCAATCTCTATTCCTCCATTATTTTGGTGATAATTTACCTTGCTAGAGCTTGAGCAAGCACAGGTGACTGAGCGACTCATCTTCAAGTTCAATAGGGAGCTTCTATAACTTTTTCAGTTTGTAGGGCTTGAGCTTCGACACACTGAAGACTTTGCAGATGAATCAAAATGGAACATAAAAGACTAAAGGAATAATATAACTTTGAGTCACTTAGGAAGCAAATGTCATTTATATCCAAATTTAATCTAAGATGGCACAGGTCAACTATAATTGAATCTAATGGGATTTAATTGGAaaaattattgtaaattttatccAATCTGTAAAACAGATCACATCGTCTTTAGTAAGCTAAGATGaattttaaacaattttgtACTAGAAGAGTTAAAGAAATTCAACAACTTCATGAAATTTAGGGCAGTCATTGGGCAACCCATGTCACAATTTCAGTCAAACGGGATCTAGAAGAGTTTCCTAGTACTCTTTTTTGTGTGCAGTAAAAAATGTATCTAGTAACATAGAAGAATAATTTAAGATTTCAAATATCTATAGATCAATCTAAGAGTGCCTTTATGATATTAGCCAAGACTAAGAATTCTCACAGTCATCCATTTTGTGAATATAAGAAAATGCATGCCTAAAGACTACTGTGTTTGCGCCTACGTAGATCTTTCGCATCCTCGCCACCAAAAATTTGGGATATTTCAAGATCACTATTAGGTTTCCCCATATAGACACTACGGATAAAGCAATCAAATGTTCACGTGCAGAACTGTGATTCTAGTCCAGAAATTAGCCCAGATTATTTCTTTAAGATTTTTAAGTGTCACAATCTTAGCACACTGAAACTTCTCAGACACAAAACAAGTTGAATGTTTGGTAAATACAATATTGTATTGAACTTCTTAAAAGAAATGCACCTGTCACCCTTTTGTCTCCTTGTTCGATCTCCAGTACTAAAATTCGCCATGCTATACTCGCACCTTACCTGATATACattttccaaacaaaaaaaatataccaaCATGCCTAAAAAAAGACTAAATGGAAACGAAAAGGTAAGAGACCACATTACCAGCGCTTGATTGTTACTCTGCTGACTCTTATTCTGAACCTGAAATGCATAAACATCTGCTAATTAGTCAATGATTCCAGAGGCAGACTCGGCTACAATTTCTTTCATTTTGTATACTATATGAAAAGCTTCAGATCATCAGAGTTCAATTATATAAATGAATAGAACCGATTCTCTGCTGACAAAAGATTTTTCACAAAAATGACAAACaagaaatagaaaatgaaagtgcACATTGAAATGGAGCATTCAAGAAGCACATTCAATAACTTTGTATGTACAGGAAATTTACAACAAAGAAGGGAATTTGAACTCTAACCTCCCGAGGTCCATACACAGCAACAATGACCCTCGTATTTCCCATCTCAAAAAGAGCAGAGCTGCACTCAGCCGAAcccaaatttaaaatcaaaactcGCATTTTCACACGTCCAGTGAATACAAGAGAGGCGAAGAAAGTATAAACTTATGGACCTTACTGAACTACGTTGCATTTCGAAATGGGTTACTAagctttaaaatattttatctaagtACATAACATAATAATAGCTTGATTTAACTATTCCCTGGGAAAACATTTACCTATATTTTAACCTTTTTGACAAGATATTTTGTAACCTAACAAAACTCTACTATTTAATGAAGTATTCTAGAACCTGTAAAGAAGAAACCGTAAAATTCTTATGAAATTTTTTGGAAATTTTATGGAAATCAACAGgaataaaagattagatagtaaattaAAACTTTAGGCCCTCACTGGTTGTCGGGATAAGTTTCCGGTGATAACTTGCTCGTacaaagattttattttttcatgctTCTCGAATGGTTCCGATCTATCTTATTCTTGATAATTGTGACTTGATAGCCGAATATGGTATATCATTCTACCAAATATTACGGTCCTGTTTGGATGtatgaatatcttattcggtATATCTTCTTAATTTACTTGAAAAACTTGCATTATTTGGTAAATGAGTAATATATTCGGAGTGATTTTCCAGATATGATAAATCAGCTCGTAGGTGAAATATGTTATCACATCAGATCATGAATATCGAGACCCTTCGAGTAAATATCAAACTCCTTTCTTACAATCATACTAAAAAATTCTGAGCAGGAACGTTCTAACGTCCGAACACGGCTGTAGTGCTTCTTGAGTAAATGAAAGAGATACACTAAATAAGATGTTCGAGTATTCGAACAGAGCCTTAAAGGTCAAATTGTGCCCATTTCGCCTTAAAGGTCAAATTGTGCCCATTTCAAATCCAATATAGCTGAAACAAGGGATACAGCTTTGAGAGCAAAGAAGAAACTACCCGTCGGCGTTCGCGACGACGCCAAGTTCACCTTTGATCTGCCTCATCTGGAACCGGAATCGGAACAAATGTAGCCAAGATTAATTCAAGTAGAAAAatttgagaaagagagagagataggggaGGAAGGGATTGAATAGCGTACTTCGTTGGGACGGCGCCCGTCGATGCGGAACCCGGTTAGCGGATTCACGTACTCCATTTTTCTCTTCCTCGGAGGtcggagagagaggagataggAGGAGATGAGGGCACCGGAGTCCTCTGCTAGGGTTTTGGGGAGGGTTTTCCGTGGTGAGTATTCGCGGCgtcagtttttatttttttatttttttattttttgggctGAATTAGGGGCTGTTTAACTTTGACgtaaaattaggaaaaaaaaattttcggtggaaaaaaaattttacataatttgatgtttgatttgtaggaaaaaaaaattaattttcagttaTAATAGTTTGGTTGaatggttgaaagaaaaaaatatattttattatttttattattatgtattctatatattatttatttataatttatgttaattattaggctatatattattattattatttatatttataaattaaatatattaaaattatataatataataaattgataatatttaatataatatatgcaatAGTCTTTATTAAtactacataaaatatataattttatacataaaatataaaattagtttttctttacTGTTGtttgttgaaagaaaaaaaatataaaataaaaaattattatatatatatttcttattgtatatattaatatatattaataaaaaaatctaaaatatattatacattaattaagtatgtaatataatatttaatagtatatatttatttaatactataaaataattattatgtatttataaataatatatatataaatatataaaatattacataataatatatttaaataatataaatatatatatatatatatatatatatataatatatatatataaaagagtggGAGAGAGTCCACGGGTCCACGAGGTGACCCCGTGGACTCCCCCTCTCTCACGCGGTCCACGGGGCTAGGatcctcgtggaccgcgcatgCTCAAAAGCGTGGGCCGCGATTTTGGGGAGCTtcaagttttcgttttccgcggaCGGTGAGCGAAAAACGAAAATGCAAAATTTTCAGAGAATCTGTAAATGaggtttttcaaaatttttttttacatataatcAAATATTGGAAAAAAGGTTTtcagtagaaaaaaaatttttcatagCATTTTTACATAGAACCAAACACACTTAGAGAAAACTCtccttaataatttttttttttcactttcctccctATCAtccaaaaacttatattttatcgcttaaaaaataatagaaaacttactttgaGTCTTTGACCCTCGTCATCAGTATTCCGTTAGGATTTCGTTTATATCCTatattttatacccaaaatatttctaaaatcctTCCCGTTCCTCATCCTCGATCATGCCGCTTCGCCCTCCttcgcctcgccttcgcccacCGCTCTGTCCATGCCTACACACACGCCCTTGCCCGCCTCcaccgcctcgccctcgcccacctctcCGTTCACGCCCATTCCGAATAAGATGAcgggcaatttggtcattttatcaCAGCGTACCCccctatgaatattttttaaggggataaaatataggtttttgaatgatGGGGGgtggaaagtgaaaaagcgggtattgacaggtgattttctgtaatttagtcatttttttCCTAATAACTTATTGCTATGAATACTGTTACATAATACCGCTATAGACactgctaataaaatataattttattaatataataatatatatgtattatatataaagggCGTGTTTGGCTCGCTTCTTTTTaaccctggaatcggaatcggaatgggtgaatccgcttgtgggtgtttggtacgcaggagtcccattccgattccgattcccgagtggaatgggaatccccaatcacctcttttttcaatccggcttaggaggccggattgaaagttgaatccggacggaatgaatatttattcagattaaatttattttttcaacttttttaattaaaatatgagttaaaatttaaaaattaaatatataattttaaattttaatttgaacttaaattaaaaattaaaatttaattaagtatttcgaatctaacttatgaatttgaatttaaattaaattttaatttatataaagttttattcaaatttatttcgaacttaaattaaatttatgaattcaaattaaaatttaaattgtaattttaagtttgaatttaaataaatgaaaatttagtttcatatttttgaattatccactcaacttcaaagtttaatttttttaaaaaaatagatttaaaatttagacattatttcaaaattttgatgtaaaattttaatatttaatttttaatttgaatttaaattaatatattataagataatgttagtatattaatttgattacgttttctATATCCatatgaaccaaacaccgacaatgggaatgatttattccgattccgattccgattctggtgatgaaccaaacagaattaagtAATGGGtcattttgattccgattccaatttattttgattccgattccgactccgacttcgaaccaaacacgcccaaatagttaattaactaaaatattattatatgtcaaaaacaaatgaattttactaaaatttttattaatagtttcatatattttaagacaaaaatttttctatcatacataatttatttatattatttaaaaaaaaagtttgtatgTATTCATTAAAAAGCCTAGATATTTaatcttacattatatatgtataaaaaataaaataaaataaaatatatatatatatttttttctattgagATAGGTTATGAACTTGCGTGGAACATATGTTCATAGCTTGTCCGCATTGGAATCGCGAGATTTATAGAAGTTGTTTGTGATAcataaggtaaaaatatataaaatttatgtgaactatggattattttaatttgactatgtgctttttttaatattgtaatttaataatccaaattttcaatttatttgaattgaattaatcaataatattttgatttcaaaatataagttaattacttattttagtgAACTTATAGTTGGGGGActtatatgaaatatactaactaaatttgtaaagataaacgcCGCATATTAATTTTAAAGTCCAAATACCGTTGgttgactcaaattaaacaaaattgaaagattgatcagtaaaattaaaattttgaaatatttgatagCTAAATCAAAATGGTTCCTAGTTCATATAAGTACTATAAGTTTTTACTCagttttttttaggaaaaaaaatgcaTGGAAACCCCTAAACTATATGGGatgtttggtttgacgtaaaactatgaaaaatttgttaaaaatccACGCTTCGCTACGGGAAGTTTTTACAGTTggtttatataaaaaaagttgagacaatattaatataaaagtcTAAGTTTGCAGATCACATTTGAAATAAAACGTAATCCAAAAAGATTCTTACAATCATTTGTTTTTCAAAACAATAGAGACAACATAGAAAATAAAGTCCGAATTACATAACTTCATTTAGATCATAACATAATTTTGTATGAAAATATGATTCTTCATTCTTTGTCTTCACTTGATTGGGCAACTTCATGAAACCTattaaaggaaaaagaaagtgaaaaaatcagagaaaaaaagaagatttaaTGCATTAATtctaggccaatttgcataaaaaattcacaagctttgagtttttgcaaaactaggccgtcttttttaattttgtagatTCGAACCAGATTTTCCGCCATCAGAtgaaaatacccttattccttttcttcctctctcttctttttttctctctcttctttttttttccttcactatttttttctctcgaCCCTCATCACCTCCTCTACCGTTGGCTCTCGGCGATGGTAATAAGGgagagcttttgcaaaactaggccgtcttttttaattttgcagattcgaatCGGATTTTCTACCATCGATGAAAATACctttattcattttctttctctctctttttttttctgtcttcttttttttccttcgttatttttttctctcgagCCTCATCGCCTCCTCCACTGTTGGCCCTCGGCGATGGTAATGAGGGAGGCACCGGCACCGGCGGCCCTCGGCGATAATAATAAGGGCAACgccgcctcctcttcctccggctccggctccagctccgcctctgcctccaccGGCGTCAAAGACAGAGAAcgtaaaacaaaattttatcctttttttttctcttagaCCCTTCTCCATTGCCCTTGCAGCCTTCTGCTATGGTAACGAGGACGGCGTCGCCCGTGAGGGTGAGGACGAAAAGAGTGCTTGCGCTTCTCTAAAGAGCCCTTCCGGCGAGGTTGGTGGCTGCAATGGGGGGCGAGAAAGAGGcatgacaataaaaaaaattatagagagaaaaaaaaaagaataataaaaactaaaaataaaaaatattattttcatacaGAAAATGCCAAAAACTATAGAGgaatgaagaagaaaataaaatttcactgttaaaataaagttacactggtttaaaaaaaatttgcactattttatatgaaaattgcattgtgtgagagaaaaattatactttttgagaTGAGagttagggcctgtttggatacaCAGTAAAAAATCTCCACGGAATTTATAAACTGTAGTTTTGgtccaaatgaaataaaaaattctgtaactctaaaaaaattccacggattcaatttttaaactgtttggatgCGCATTGTGCAATTTCATGgaatttctctaaattttaaaattaaaagttaaaatttcaaatttcaaatttcaaatttcaataaaatttaaaatttaaaatttaaaatttgatatgtcaaatgtgaaattttaaattttaaaatttaaaattttaaaatttaaaattttaaaatttaaaatttaNaagtttttaaatttaaattttaaattttaaattaagaattttaaattttaaattaaaaaaataaatttaaaatttaaagttcaaatttgaaatttgaactatgagatttgagatttgaaatttaaaatttaaaatttaaatttaaaacttaaaagttaaaatttaaaatttaaagtttgaaatttgaaatttaaaatttaaaatttaaaatttgaactttgaaataAATCCCCCTACATATACTGCCTATCtttagagaaaaatatataaaaaagctaACACTTTAGTAGTGTTAAGCAAATCCGTAAACCTCAAGGTAAATAGGATAAAAAGCTAACACAGTAGTAGTGTTAAGAAAACAGCTGGCCAAGTAAAACAAACTTACTAAAAGGTcaaaagacaaaagaaaaaacaccaTGATGAATCCATATACAAATCATTCCATGTTATAGAATCGTCGAAACAGAAATTTCAAGAAGTCGTATTCGTCTATCAACTATTATTCTTATTGGGAACGGTTACTATATGGTATTGATAGTGTTAGATGGAAGAATCGTTATCCTGGAAATCTCTATGCTTCTACTAGTTTTATGGAACCATACCCTTGCATTACTAATTATGAAATTCTAATATTAGCATTTATACAATTGCTAGAGCAGTATGCCTACAATATTGATTCAAAGTATGTGAAATTTACCATGGGCTATACTATGTGTTTACCTACATCTTATGAGATCTCATATACTTGTGGTAAGGCTATTCAATTGTGTGATCTAAAAGGTAAtagacttcaaaaaaaaaaagatctatgATATAATTGAACAACTAGTGAGGTTATACGGTGAAAAATATGAGGATGCTGTGATAAAAGGGATCTTTATTATGAATCAAAGGATTCCattaaattattagactttCCTAATATATCTTATTCTGATATGATTGGAAATATTATCAAAGTTATGGATTCTAATATTATAAATGCTAATCTACTAGAAGTCAAATCACTTATGTATAAACAGAGTAGTATTCCCTCTAAGATAAGCGCACTCAAAGGTAATAATCAATTAGAAAGTCGTCCTTTCATTGTAGCCGATATAGAGACTATTTTGGTGAATAATGTTCATGTTCCTTATGCAATTGGTTACTTAGTGTTGATGCCCGGTGATGATCTGACTTCCTTACCATCCTATTTGATACAAACCTTTTTCAGTGAAAATCATATTACTTTCTATCCTATCTTTGAAGAAAGGAGTCAAAGAAtgttatttgaatttttctctAAATTGGAAGAATGTGTGAAAAAAAACAGGAGGTTTTGAACAGTTTATTTCCACAATTTTGCCCGATTTGATGGAATTTTAATTCTTAGGTATTATGCTGATCGTGGtaataagaataaaatcaaACCCTTGGTGAGAAATCATAAACT
Coding sequences:
- the LOC109722365 gene encoding exosome complex component RRP41 homolog produces the protein MEYVNPLTGFRIDGRRPNEMRQIKGELGVVANADGSALFEMGNTRVIVAVYGPREVQNKSQQSNNQALVRCEYSMANFSTGDRTRRQKGDRRSTEISLVIRQTMEASILTHLMPRSEIDIFVQVLQADGGTRSACINAATLALADAGIPMRDIVTSCSAGYLCSTPLLDLNYVEDSAGGPDVTVGILSKMDKVTLLQMDAKLPMDIFENVMQLAIEGCKAIANYIREVLLENTKQLESRRGG